The DNA window GGACCTGCGCGGCGGGCAGGTGGAACCAGGGGCCGTACAGCCGGGCCAGCTTGCGGCCGTCGAGCTCCAGGTGGGCGTGGCCCGCGCCCGGGAGGGCGGCGCCACCGGCACTGTCGGGGGTGAAGCGGAAGTTCTTCACCGTCAGTTGGAGGTTCCAGCCGTCCTCCGAGTCCGGGCGGGCGGTGAGCCGCACCTCCGGCGCGCCCTCCGCCGGGACCTCGCGGAGCCGGTGGCCGGCGCCGTCGTCGGCGGTGAGCAGGGTGCCCGTGTTCCCGGAGGCCTGCTCGTGGGTGGTGCCGGGCTTGTGGTGGGTGGTGGCCCGCCCACCACAGCCCGTCGCCACCGCGCAGACGAGCAGCAGAACCAGCGCGAGCACCGCCGGGCCCCGGCCGGGGCGGGCAGTCCCTATCGGCCTCCCGCCGCCCGCCCGCGCAGCACCGGTCTGCCTACCGCAGGCTGGGCGGGCCGCCGCGCCCGCCTGCCCCGAAGCAGGGCGGGTCGGCACGGCTGGCCGCCCGGCGCCAGGGCGGGCAGGCCCGATCGGCCTCCCCGAGGTGGGGTGGGCCGCCGCGCCCGGCTGCCCGAAAGGGGGACGGGCCAGCACGGTCGGCCGCCCGGCGCCGGGGCGGGCAGTTCCGGTCGGCCTCCCCGAGTTGGGGCGGGCCGCCACGTCCGGCTGCCCCGGAGCGGGGCGGGTCGGCAGGCCGGGGGTGGGGCGGGGTTCCGTGGGCGGGTGGTCGGGCGTGGGGTGGGCTGTCATGGCCGGTCTCCCGTCGGCGGGGTTGGCGGCGTCGAGGGGGTCGGGCCCGCTGTGGGCGGGGGTTCGGGGGTCCGGGCGGCCTGGGTCGGGGCCGGGGCGCTGTCGGTCGGGGCCGGGGTGCGGCCGGGCGGGGCCGAGGCGGTCAAGACCGGGCCGGGCGGGGTCGGGGGGCGGCCGGGCGGGGTCGGGGGGCGGGCGGGCGCCGGGGCGTCGCCGGGAGCTGAGGGCCGGGCCGGGGTGTCCGGGCGGGCCGAGGCGACCACTGCCCACAGGATCCAGACCACCGCGAGCAGCGCTCGTACCCAGGCGGGGCTCAGCGGGGTCCACGGGATCATCAGGACGGCCTTGTCGAAGGCGTCCAGCAGGGTCAGCCCGGCCAGCAGCAGGGTCAGGCGGGCCAGCCAGGGGCGGGTCGGGCGCAGCGCCAGCCCGACCCCCGTCCACCACAGTCCGAGGAGGAGGAGAGCCAGTGCCGGAACGAAGGTGGGGGCCAGTGCGGTCGTGGAGCCGGCCACGTCCAGGGCCAGGCCCGCCAGGCCCAGCAGCGAGGCCGCCGTGCCCAGCCGGGAGCCGCGCAGGCGGCGCCACCACAGCACCCCGCCGACCAGGAGCAGAACGCCGGCCACGGCGAGCGCGAGCTGGGTCTCGACCCGCTCCAGGCCGCGGGCGCCGTACCAGTCGCACCCGGCCGGGAGCCTGCGCGCCTGGACGCTGTAGTCCGCGCAGACGAGCAGCTGGACCAGCTTCACCGGTTCGCCGACCAGGCGGGCCGATGCGCCGGTGACGTCTCCGCGGGCCTCCCCGCACTGGGGCACGGTGGCCGGGGTGGAGCCGTCGGGGCCGTCCTGCCAGCAGTTGCCGCGGCCCTGGCCGTCCCACCACACGTCCATGCCGTTGGGGCGGGCGGCGCCGGACTTGTCCTTGCCCAGGGTGTTCCCGGCGTAGCGGTTGTGGTGGGAGGTGTCGGCCTGCTTCGACCACCGCTCCTCGCCGCGGATGAAGGCGGGGACCGCGCTGAGGTAGAAGCCCGCGCGCTGGTGCCCGTACACCCAGTTGTCCTCGTACAGGTTCCAGTTGCCACCCGCGGTGATGATGCCGGTGCCCGGCGGCATGGAGATCTGCGGGCAGACGACGCCGCGCTCGTAGCCGCGCTCGGCCGGCGGCTTCGCGCAGGTGCCGTCGGCGACGTACCGGTAGTAGTCCTGGTTGTTGTCGTGGATCAGGTTCCGCTCGAACTTGGCGTGGTTTTGCGGGAGTCCGGGGTGTCCGGGGAAGGCGCTGTCCATCGAGGCGCCGCCCATGTTCTGGTCGAACTCGTTGTCGTGCACCCACACCGAGTCCCCGGCGGTGCCGGAGTAGCCGACCATGTTGTGGTGGCTGCGGCAGCCGGTGATCTCGATGGAGTAGCGG is part of the Streptomyces subrutilus genome and encodes:
- a CDS encoding right-handed parallel beta-helix repeat-containing protein, coding for MSWTRRFPAVPAALLAALLALLSLFAAAPAARAHEERPVTFPDGSGSVPEYRRAEPDLLVCKTGRPDFERRISAFPEDLRQRNLALYERCEKSGYRHLQEAVDAVDRPGMNIAILPGLYEEEPSLGAPAGECANLKAPDSSLGYQILSYEQQVACRHNQNLVAILGKTNLQIEGTGASRLDVVIDAKYQKLNALRADKSNGVYFRNFTAQRTTFNSLYVLAADGFVIDDVLTRWNDEYGFLTFASDHGLYKNCESYGNGDSGIYPGSASNINEGRGYDVPRYSIEITGCRSHHNMVGYSGTAGDSVWVHDNEFDQNMGGASMDSAFPGHPGLPQNHAKFERNLIHDNNQDYYRYVADGTCAKPPAERGYERGVVCPQISMPPGTGIITAGGNWNLYEDNWVYGHQRAGFYLSAVPAFIRGEERWSKQADTSHHNRYAGNTLGKDKSGAARPNGMDVWWDGQGRGNCWQDGPDGSTPATVPQCGEARGDVTGASARLVGEPVKLVQLLVCADYSVQARRLPAGCDWYGARGLERVETQLALAVAGVLLLVGGVLWWRRLRGSRLGTAASLLGLAGLALDVAGSTTALAPTFVPALALLLLGLWWTGVGLALRPTRPWLARLTLLLAGLTLLDAFDKAVLMIPWTPLSPAWVRALLAVVWILWAVVASARPDTPARPSAPGDAPAPARPPTPPGRPPTPPGPVLTASAPPGRTPAPTDSAPAPTQAARTPEPPPTAGPTPSTPPTPPTGDRP